A stretch of DNA from Bacillota bacterium:
GTGCAGATTCAGGGGCAGGAAGAGATCCGGTGCGGATGTGTTGCAGGCATCGAACGGTACAGAAGGCTCCACCGGAGGGTCCCGGAGCGGATCCACGTCGTGGAACTGCTGAAGCTCGCAGGAAAAGAAGGGCTCCAGAAGATCCTGGAGCACGGAGACCCGGAGGAAAGGGCATGCGGGATGTTCCTCCCGCGGCTGCAACCTCCCCAAAAAGCAGGCATCTTTCCCTCAAAATTTCGGAAATCTCCCTGAGCAGAGAAAAGGCAGCCCGGCTTCCGGCGCGGTCAATTCATGCTATAATTGTCGCATGAAGAAAAGACCTTTTCTCGACGCCCACATCCACCTCTGGGAATTCTGCCTTTTCAATTACTTCACAAACCTGGCCGGGGTTTCCTCAAAAGAAGAGCTCATCGCGGCCTTAAAGGCGCGTCCTCTTGAGGGGTGGTACGTGGGGGTGCGTTTCAACCAGGAATCCCTCAAAGAGAAGGCCCTCCCGGAGCGATCTTTTCTCGACCGCGCCTTTGGGAAGGCTCCGGCGCTTATTTTTCGCACCTGCCTGCACCTTGCGATCGCAAACACCGCAGCCATGGAGGCGCTGGAGCGCCCGGCGCCGGAGGGGATTTTCCGCGAGGCCGACGTCTTCGCCATCCTGAACGAACTCCCAGAAAGGCTCAAACTCGACCCCGAACTCATCGTCAAAGAAGGAGTTGCCGGGCTGGAAAGCCTGGGAGTAACGAGGACTATCGACATGGGGATGGACCTTTCCAAAAGGAAGTTCTTCGGCAAAATTGACTACTATACCACCGATTTCCGGCTCCTCGGGGAAGCCCTGGGGTTCAAGCTGTTCCTGGACGGGAGCCTGGGGGCGCGCACCGCCGCCCTGAGCGAGGAGTACAGCGACGACCCCGGGAACTGCGGAGTTCTCAACTACTCCGACGCCGAACTCCTGGAGATCGTGGAGAGGGTGCACCAGGCAGGCAAGCCGGTGGCCTGCCACGCCATCGGAGACAGGGCCGTAGACCAGTTCCTCGGGGTGATCGGGAAATCCCGCCACCCGCAGGACAGGCTGGAGCACGCCCAGTACCTGCGGCACGACCAGATCGACGCCCTCGCGGAGCTGGGGGTCGCGGTCTGCATCCAGCCCATCTTCTCCCGGGAGGTCCCCTGGGCAAGAAAGCGCCTGGGGCCCAGGAGAATGGAAACCGCCTACGCCTGGGGGCTGCTCCTCAAGCAGGGGGTGAGGCTCCTCGCAGGGTCGGACGCCCCCGTGGACGCGGCGAGCCCCCTGG
This window harbors:
- a CDS encoding amidohydrolase family protein, which gives rise to MKKRPFLDAHIHLWEFCLFNYFTNLAGVSSKEELIAALKARPLEGWYVGVRFNQESLKEKALPERSFLDRAFGKAPALIFRTCLHLAIANTAAMEALERPAPEGIFREADVFAILNELPERLKLDPELIVKEGVAGLESLGVTRTIDMGMDLSKRKFFGKIDYYTTDFRLLGEALGFKLFLDGSLGARTAALSEEYSDDPGNCGVLNYSDAELLEIVERVHQAGKPVACHAIGDRAVDQFLGVIGKSRHPQDRLEHAQYLRHDQIDALAELGVAVCIQPIFSREVPWARKRLGPRRMETAYAWGLLLKQGVRLLAGSDAPVDAASPLEAANAVASLKGAQRLSRAQVLDLFGRANWEFYGWEPGAPEEKRSEPAGSLKQACPVEVKPQRPKHDQQEDRRPGSP